The genomic DNA GCAGCGGTTCACCGTGTGGAAAAATTGAGCGTCTATGACCACGAGGGGAACTTGCTTGAGCCTGCATATGGGGCAAACGAGGCGATTTCTGTCGATCCTGCTGGCCGATTTGGCAATAACCGCTATGTGTTAGTGGGGGAAAATGACTATGGTTGCACCGTCTCGGAACTGTTGCTGTTTACCTTGCTCAAGGAGGGAGAAACGGAAAACCATATTGAGCTTCAGATCCACCATCAAAACCATGATGTGGAGGAGAAATTAACGGGGGGCATTGATATGCTCGGAGATCTTGATATTGGGGAAAATATTGTCGGCCTTTATTTTGAGCATTTCGGCCTGCCGCATGGTGCCGTGGTGGACAGTGCGTTTATTCAGTTTTCGAATGACCGTGATGACCGACCAGGCAGTTCGATCATCAATATTTACGCAGACAATTCCGCAGAACCTGTCGATACGCATCGCAACCCATATTTGAGTAAGCGGCCTGCTACAGAAACGGTCGTTCAGTGGGATATTCCTTACTGGGACAAAGCGCAGGATCGTCTTCCTGAACAGCGAACGCCAAATATTGGGCCGATAATTCAGGAACTGATTGATAACAAAGGGCGCAAACCTTACAGCCCGTTTGTCTTTATCCTGAACCCTGAGGAAGGGGCGGCTAAACGTGCGGCGACCTCTTATGACCTTTTCCCGAGTCGTGCACCTTCATTATCCATTTACTTCCATGTGGTTTCCTTTGAGAACACCTTTGTGCCTCAGAATCTGCGCTATGAACAACTTGCCGAGGATGAGTATAAAATTCAGTGGAACAACATCAGTGATGGGAATTTTACAGGCTATGATTTGTACCTGAATGATGAACAATGGAATGATTCCCTGTTGCAGGTGAATGAGGCTGTGCTGAAAGTGCAGGTATCGGATTACCCTTTAATGCTCACGGCCACCTCCAGTAATATTTATGGGCAATCTTCGGATTTCAGTGAGGTGCTGACCATCGAGGATCCTCGTCCGCCATTGGTGGCTGATGAAAACCTTTTCGGCCTCATTTCCCCCAACCCCGTGCAGGACCAATGTGAGATTCTGCTGGAGGTGCCTGTGGCGTATGTTTTGATGGTTGATGCCATGGGACGTAGCCACAAGCGGACGGTGATGGATCAGCAATTGCAATGCGCTGATTTAAACAGTGGCATTTACCGACTGATGCTTTACAAGGCCGATCATACCTTTATTGGAAAGGTGAATATTCTGAAGCAATAAAAATTTTTAAAGTAAATTTGTGAATGGCGACTGGTGGAATCTTCCGCTGGTCGCCATTTATACCTGAATTTGAAATGCTTATCGCGGTGTTATTCCTGACGACTCCCCTAATAATTTGAATAAACCTAAGGTGAAATCCATAAAATCAGCATTATTGCTACAATCCGTAAATAACGCACACTTTTCTTAAAGGCGTCCTCATCAAAAAGAATAGTAAAGTGTCTTTGGATTTGCGATATCCGATTTACGAAATAAAAAATCTGTGGAAATCTGTGTAATCTGTGGACAATATAAATCCTTGTAATAATTAGGGGTTACACCAATATGATTGCAATTTATCAAACCACATAAAATTTGCTCGTCCCGATTTAACCATGGAATGAATTCCATATCTATTACAAAAAGTCCTTTCAAGACTGGTGTACCGAAGGTGCATTTTGTATTCGCTTCGGGTTTTAACCTGAAGCCCGAGGTTGAACAGTCGGCAATTTAGTTCATTTTTTCTACCGGACGGTCTATTGGAGGGAGGCAGGCAATGGCTTCTTTAAGTCGGAATTTTTGCCCGAAATTCAGGTCCACCATTTTATTCAAACTAAATTCATAAGCCCCATTCCGATAGTGAATGTGCGTTTCTGTGCCGTCAAAATGCTGATGGATCACTTCATTTTTTTGCAGACTGTTCTCAAGGAAAAACAGGTAATTTTCGATAATCAGCTCACGGTCCTCATGTTCACTCAGCAAAATATCCCGAAGGTTAAATTTGGCAGGTTCATGGTGTGAAATATAAAAACTGATCAGCCCTTTTTCATGCTGAGTTTCTATATAACCCAGCGGTGTTGGGCACTGAATATTCAGGTTTTTTAATTGATGGGCATGTTTCCAGCATCGGCTGGCACCTGTTGAAATGGGTGCATTTGAGGACAGTTGGTTATGGCTCGGCCCAAAATAATCGATCCGTAAAGCCAGGCCCCTTTCTTCCATAAAAAAATGCCCTTCATTTGAATTCAAAAGGTTGTGCGCTTCACCATAGGTCGGCAGGCGCTTGAGGAAAGATGAAAATGGAATAAAGGCAGGGTTGAGCTGGATGTTATTCATGAAGGTTATTTTAATGGAATTACTGTAAAATCTAAATAATATTTAATTTTACCATCATCTCGCCTTTAAATTATCGCGCTTTAACTAAAAATGATCGCTTTGTTTTTCTGCAATATGTCTTTACAATTTTTTCATTGTAATATTTTTTCATTTGAATGAAAACAAACCTTTTGGCATGGTAATAGTTGTATGTGCAACTATAAAATCGATCACCTCCTGATAGGGCCGTTATGCATGAAACTTACGATGAACATTGCTTGTATTTTGCCGCCAATACCCTGGCGCGGAAAATTTCCAAATTAGCCGACGAGGCCTTTGTTCCTGTGGGTATTCCAGCTTCTTATGCCTATTTGCTGATCTATATTCAGGGCAATCCTTCGGCTTTACAAAGTGAATTGGCGGATGGCATGCACCTGAAACCTTCCACCATTACCCGCTTTGTGGACAAGCTGGTGAATGCGGATTTGATTGTCCGGAAAAAAGAGGGGCGGGTGGTGACAGTTTCCTTGACCAACAAAGGGGAGGAGGTGATTCCGAAGATCACATCAGCATTAAAAAATCTTCACGATCATTACTGTGAGCTCCTCGGGGAAGCTGCAGCCCTGAAACTCATTCAGGGGGTTTATCAAGCCAATAATAAATTGGAATAATCGGCACCTCAGCCAACATTTGCGCATTTTAGGGATTTATATCAGGGGTGTATCTAAACTTTGACTTTCCAATAGAAAGCCGTCAGATTTTCATCAGGAATATCTGATTTTAAACACCTTCCAATACTTGTATATACAAATAAAAAACAATAAATATTATGGGACAGCTATTAGTTATTCTTGCGCATCCGTCGATTTCGGATTCCATTGCCAACAAAACTATCGTGGAGGGGATTCAGCAAAAATACCCTTCGGCAGAAGTGCGCGACCTTACGGCACTTTATCCGGATTTCAAGATTGATGTGGCCGCTGAACAGCAAGCCCTGAAATCGGCAGACACGGTCATTTTCCAGTATCCATTTTTCTGGTACAATATGCCAGGTATTCTGAAGCACTGGTGTGATGAAGTGCTGACGTTCAACTTT from Persicobacter psychrovividus includes the following:
- a CDS encoding MarR family winged helix-turn-helix transcriptional regulator, yielding MHETYDEHCLYFAANTLARKISKLADEAFVPVGIPASYAYLLIYIQGNPSALQSELADGMHLKPSTITRFVDKLVNADLIVRKKEGRVVTVSLTNKGEEVIPKITSALKNLHDHYCELLGEAAALKLIQGVYQANNKLE